AAAGAAGAGGTTTCCACCTCTCTCTTGGAGTTATTATCTCCCTTTAAAAGTAAAAGTTTAAGTTTAAACAAAGTAAAAAAGGGATTACAGCTATAGCTGTAATCCCTTGCTATTTAATTAAATGGTGCCGAGGGACAGAATCGAACTGCCGACACGGGGATTTTCAGTCCCCTGCTCTACCGACTGAGCTACCTCGGCACCAGCGAGGACATCCTTTTATAGAAACTTCTTTGATTTGGCAAGAAAATTTTTAAAAAATAAAAAAATTTACAATTTTTCAGGAGATAAGTAAAAGAAAGCAAATAGTAGAGGAGGAAGAGAATTATTTACTTATAAAGTATGGAGGCAAAAAAGGGATGGTTTATTTGACATGGTGGTTATTAGCTTATTTATGTGGAGCGTTTCCTTTTGGTTTATTAATTGGTCAGGTGTTTTGCAAGGTAGACCCTAGGCAACATGGCTCTAAGAACATAGGAGCAACAAATGTTTGCAGGGTTTGTGGGTTAAAATATGGTTTGCTTGTGCTTGGTTTAGACTTATTAAAAGGATTTCTTCCTGTATTCGTTGGATCATTTATTTCTAATTCTCCCTGGTTTTTGTCTTTAACTGCGCTTGCTGCTGTAAGTGGACATATGTTTTCTGTTTTTTTGTATGGGAAGGGTGGAAAGGGAGTTGCTACAACAGTAGGAGTTTGTTTAGCTCTTTTTCCAAAAATTCTTTTAATTGGCTTGATTTTCTTTGTTTTTGCTGTTTGGATAACAGGTTATATCTCTGTTGGTTCTATTTTTTTAGTGACAGTTTTGCCCATGCTTTTATTATTTAGTGAAAAAATATCCTATATGCCTCTTACTCTTGTTCTCGGAGGGCTTGTGATTTTAAAACATAAGGCAAATATCGAGCGCTTAATCGCGGGCACTGAAAAGTCTTGGCGAAAGAAATAGATAAATTCTAAAAAAGCTTTTTTAAAATTTCTTGGGTTAATCTATCTAAACCAAATTTGTTTAAAGCAGAAGTTGGAAAAGCTGAAGGATATTTGTTTTTTAGTTGTTGTTGCTGATCAGCAGTTAATTTATCCCATTTATTTAAAATTAATAAGGTTGTTTTATCTTCTAAGTTAAGTTCTTTTAAAATTTCTTTAACAGCGTTGATTTGATTTTCTAACTGAGGATGGCTGGCATCTGCTACATGTAAAAGTAAATTTGCAGGGCGTAGTTCCTCTAAAGTTGCAGAAAATGCTTGCTTAAGGTCATTTGGTAAATGAGCAATGAAACCTACTGTATCTGTAAAAATTATTTCTTTATTTTTAGGATAACGCATTCTTTTGCTAGTGGGGTCTAGAGTAGCAAAGAGTTTGTCCGCTACAAGTACTTTACTTTGAGTAAGAGTATTTAAAAGAGTTGATTTACCTACATTAGTATATCCTACTAATGCTACAATTGGAATTTGAGACCGTTCACGTAAATTTCTTGCAGTCTGGCGCTGCCTTTTGATCTTATCAAGCTCTTTTTTAATTTTATTAATTCTTTCTCTAATTTTTCTTCTATCTATTTCTAGTTTGGTTTCTCCAGGGCCTCTGCCACCAATACCTCCTGCAAGCCTACTAAAAGCTCGATTTTGTTTTATTAGACGTGGCAAGGTATATTTTAGCTGAGCCATTTCTACCTGAAGCTGCCCAGCCTTGCTCTTTGCGTGTTGAGCAAATATATCTAAAATCAGCTGAGTCCGGTCAATAACTTTGCGTTCTGTAATGTTAGTTAAATTTCTTAATTGAGAAGGAGATAGCTCGCAATCAAAGATTAAAATGGAAGCCCCTTTTTGTAAGGCTATAATTTCGAGTTCTGCTAATTTTCCTTTACCTAAGATATGAGAAGGATTGATTTTTTGAACTCGTTGAATAAAGTATCCGCTTACTTTAAGCCCAGCAGTTTTAGCAAGAGCTTCTAGCTCTTTTAAGGAGTTTTCTTGTACTTTTTTGGATTCAGTGCTTACACTGATGAGTAATGCGTGTTTTTCTCTAATAGTAGGAGAAGCAGATTTACTAATGCGTTCTAATTCTTTTTCTAGATTTTTTGCAGTTGCTAAAGGATTAAAATTAACTTTGTCCCATGGACATAAAGGATATACCTCATAAAGATTATTTTTTCCACCTGTAGGTAGAATATGAGCGCAAGAGTAAGATATAGGAAAGCCTTGGGCTGAAACAGTTAATACTTCTATTGAATCAAGACGTAAAAAAATTAGATCCATCAGGTCTTCATCATTTATCGGCTGGTTTTCTAGATGAGTGTGTAAGAGACGTACTCCACTTAACCTTGCAGGATCATGTTTAGTCCTATTTAAATGGGGAATCACTATTTGCTTGTGATCCCCTATTATCACCATTTCTATAATTCCTTTGCGGTTTATAATGAGACCTATTTGTCTGCCAATAGAGTGACTAATTTTAGCCAATTCTCTGGCATGATGAGAATTATAAGGCTGCTCTAAAGGGAAGCGCCTTGTGTATAATTTATTTAACTCTTTTAGTTGGCTAGGTTTTAAACCTGTAAGATTACCACGTAACTTAGAAATAGGCGTCTCCTTAAGAAGTGTGATGGCTTAAGTAATCAGAAATCATGCGATCATAGTTTGAAGTAAGATTAAAAGTATAAGCTGCCATCTTTTTTCTAAAATCAATGCTTATTCCCTGATGTTTTAGGTATTCTTGTTGGAATTCTGAATAAAATTTAGGATCTGGCAATACACATACAGAATGGAAATTTTTTGCGCCTGCTCTAAGAAGAGTTGGGCCTCCAATATCTATTTGTTCAATAGCATCTCGCAAGCTAAGGGATTGATCAATTGCCATTTTAAAATTGTATAAGTTTACACAGATTAAATCAAAGAAATCTAGATTTAAAGTTTTAAGAGTTTCATGATGTTGTGGATTGTCTTTATCTGCTAAAATCCCTGCATGGACATGTGGATGGAGTGTCTTTACCCTACCATCTAAAATCTCAGGAAAATTAGTAATTTCACTTATAGATATAACCTTTATCCCGTTTTGCTCTAAAATTCGTTTAGTGCCTCCTGTTGAAATAATTTCAACACCTTGCTTTTGTAAAAACTGTGCTAGCTCAGGAAGGCCGCTTTTATCTGTTACGCTTAAAATAGCGCGCTTAATTGGTAGTATTTCCACGTACTCCTCC
This region of Desulfonauticus submarinus genomic DNA includes:
- the hflX gene encoding GTPase HflX encodes the protein MVIIGDHKQIVIPHLNRTKHDPARLSGVRLLHTHLENQPINDEDLMDLIFLRLDSIEVLTVSAQGFPISYSCAHILPTGGKNNLYEVYPLCPWDKVNFNPLATAKNLEKELERISKSASPTIREKHALLISVSTESKKVQENSLKELEALAKTAGLKVSGYFIQRVQKINPSHILGKGKLAELEIIALQKGASILIFDCELSPSQLRNLTNITERKVIDRTQLILDIFAQHAKSKAGQLQVEMAQLKYTLPRLIKQNRAFSRLAGGIGGRGPGETKLEIDRRKIRERINKIKKELDKIKRQRQTARNLRERSQIPIVALVGYTNVGKSTLLNTLTQSKVLVADKLFATLDPTSKRMRYPKNKEIIFTDTVGFIAHLPNDLKQAFSATLEELRPANLLLHVADASHPQLENQINAVKEILKELNLEDKTTLLILNKWDKLTADQQQQLKNKYPSAFPTSALNKFGLDRLTQEILKKLF
- a CDS encoding IMP cyclohydrolase, which gives rise to MEILPIKRAILSVTDKSGLPELAQFLQKQGVEIISTGGTKRILEQNGIKVISISEITNFPEILDGRVKTLHPHVHAGILADKDNPQHHETLKTLNLDFFDLICVNLYNFKMAIDQSLSLRDAIEQIDIGGPTLLRAGAKNFHSVCVLPDPKFYSEFQQEYLKHQGISIDFRKKMAAYTFNLTSNYDRMISDYLSHHTS
- the plsY gene encoding glycerol-3-phosphate 1-O-acyltransferase PlsY, with the translated sequence MVYLTWWLLAYLCGAFPFGLLIGQVFCKVDPRQHGSKNIGATNVCRVCGLKYGLLVLGLDLLKGFLPVFVGSFISNSPWFLSLTALAAVSGHMFSVFLYGKGGKGVATTVGVCLALFPKILLIGLIFFVFAVWITGYISVGSIFLVTVLPMLLLFSEKISYMPLTLVLGGLVILKHKANIERLIAGTEKSWRKK